The Bicyclus anynana chromosome 3, ilBicAnyn1.1, whole genome shotgun sequence genome has a window encoding:
- the LOC112051883 gene encoding facilitated trehalose transporter Tret1-like, whose translation MSAYSAIPCAIFLPMIAFRFGRKICLILVGLDILIANIIFYCSTGIIQLIISQASLGIHTASLLSITVMVMSEYTSPKYRGIFLTLKAATFFWGIWVSNAIGTFFHWKNIGILIFVCDTYNLISFFFFCESPYWLATKGRFDECTEVHRWLKGTNEDSENELDKLIVSQKDHLNLKKNAFSKQTKHGHIIKFLKVIISKEFYKPLVFASLPVFLYYFSGKIACAVYALDIIKKITSSEQMAYEGMLILDGVTVVGMYIGCAICRFISRRKQLILFSSAGVSFLYILSIYLYLIKFNTISGNYYVSLFLLMGFSISICCGPIILAAACSAELAPLRYRSYFVCCLAILTNTVLATTLKISPFLFKNFGMHGTFLFYGISANVFLCIIYKYMPETKDKTIQEIQESITGVSKNPLGKIELLPLQKPKYSK comes from the coding sequence ATGTCTGCATACAGCGCGATCCCCTGTGCAATCTTTTTGCCCATGATAGCATTTCGATTCGGACGAAAAATCTGTTTAATATTAGTTGGTCTTGATATATTGATTGCGAATATAATTTTCTATTGTAGTACAGGTATCATACAACTTATTATCAGTCAAGCTTCGCTAGGTATACATACAGCTTCATTATTGTCAATCACAGTTATGGTTATGTCTGAGTACACTTCGCCTAAATACAGAGGTATTTTTTTGACACTCAAGGCAGCTACCTTTTTTTGGGGCATCTGGGTCTCAAATGCGATAGGAACTTTCTTTCACTGGAAAAATATaggcattttaatttttgtttgtgacACTTACAATTTAATATCATTCTTCTTCTTTTGTGAGTCACCGTACTGGTTGGCGACAAAAGGACGTTTTGATGAGTGTACAGAAGTTCACCGATGGCTAAAAGGTACAAATGAAGATTCCGAAAATGAACTAGACAAGCTAATTGTATCACAAAAAGAccatttaaatttgaaaaaaaatgcctTCAGTAAGCAAACGAAACACggtcatattattaaatttttaaaagttataataaGTAAGGAATTTTATAAGCCTCTTGTATTTGCAAGCTTGccagtatttttgtattacttttcAGGTAAAATAGCTTGCGCAGTTTACGCTTtagacattattaaaaaaatcacatcTAGTGAACAAATGGCATATGAGGGTATGCTAATTTTGGACGGAGTGACGGTGGTAGGAATGTACATAGGTTGTGCAATATGTAGATTTATATCACGAcgaaaacaattaatattattttcttcggCTGGAGTcagttttctttatatattgtcaatttatttatatttgattaaATTCAATACTATTTCTGGAAATTATTATGTGTCCTTGTTTCTATTAATGGGATTTTCAATAAGCATTTGTTGTGGACCTATAATCCTTGCGGCAGCTTGTTCCGCAGAGTTAGCGCCATTGCGATATAGGAGTTACTTTGTGTGCTGTCTTGCAATTTTAACTAATACGGTGTTGGCAACGACACTCAAAATTTCACCGtttcttttcaaaaattttgGTATGCACGGGACTTTTCTTTTTTACGGTATATCAGCAAAcgtatttctttgtataatatataaatatatgccCGAAACGAAAGACAAAACTATCCAGGAAATACAAGAATCAATAACTGGTGTCAGTAAGAATCCTTTAGGTAAAATTGAACTCCTTCCTTTACAGAAACCAAAGTAttcgaaataa